Within Amycolatopsis sp. FDAARGOS 1241, the genomic segment AGCACGGCCTGCACCACGTAGTCCCGCGGCACCAGCTCGTGCGTGAAGTCCGCCGCGGCCGTGCGCGGCAGCAGGTGCGCGATGGGCGCGAAGTAGGGCGTCGCGAGGTACTCGTTGCGCATGAACTGCCATTCGATCCGCGTCTGCCGCGCCGGCTCGGGCGCCACGCGCAGGATCACGGGCCCGTCCGCCAGCTCGACTCGGTAGGTGGTGTTGTAACCACCCCAGCCCAGCTCCGTCGCCGACTCGACCTCTGTGCCGGGCCCGATCACCCGCTCGAACACGGCTTCGATCTGCTCCGGGGTCAGGGGCTGCTGGAACGCCCCGGCGGGCCGTTCGAGGGGGCGGAAGTCCATGTGATCATCCTGGCACCCCGGCCGTGGTCCCCGGGTGAGAACGGCGTCAATCGCTGATCGGGACGGCGGTGGCGTCGGGGACGCCTAGGCGCGCGTCGTGTACACAGGCGCGCCGGACGACGTCCTCGTCCCAGTCGTAGCTCAGCGCGGTGATGCGGCCCCAGCGCAGGACGGCGACGTGGCTGCCGTGGTTGGTGAAGGAATGTCCATCCCGGGTGGTGAGGTGGTCGGTCCAGTCGGTGTGGACCGTGGTGCGCCACGGCGGGCCCTTGACGACGACCGAGTGGACTCGCAGGAGCGCGGTGGTGAGCCGGAAGACCCGCTGCCACCACCGCAGGTAGCCGTCGCGGGTGTGCCGGTCACCGCCCAGCGATCCACCACCCGGCGTCGACGTGTGCACCGCCGGGCCCGCACAGGGCCGGCACGACCCCGTAGCGGCCCGCCGACGCCTGGCGGTACAGCCGGGGTACTGCCTTGCGCACCAGCCGGTGGTACCAACGCCACCGGCCGCGTCCGGTGAAGCGGGCCGGCTTCGGCAGCAAGCACGCACTGGACAACACCGGCGCCGTACCCACTCAGGGAACCGCGAGCCCTTCGTGCCGCAACGACTCCTCCACCCGCAGCCGTTCGAGATCGCGGTCGAGGCCCTCCGGCACGGAGTCCAGGCAGTGCGCAACGCCGACCTCGCGGCACGCGGTCGTCAGCAGTTCGTCGTACGCCTGGCGCGTCCCCAGCCGGCGAGCCGCGGGGGTGCCCGGTGGATACGCGGCCAGCAGCCGGTGCACGCGGCGAAGGTCCGCCGACAGGCGTTCCACCGGTGGGTCCGCGGAGGCGAGCCGGGCACGGCGCCGGTCCACCACCCAGTGCACGAGGACCGGCACCTTCAACGCGCACCAGAACAGCGCCGAGGGGGCGAGACTGACCACGGCGAAGAGGACGAGAGGCCCGGCCACGCTGCCGGTCGCGTCGGCCATCGGCCCAGTGTAAGCCCGGTCAGGGCTGGTCGCGGCGGCGTTTGCGGGACTGCGAGCCGGACAGGAGCACCCCGCCGGCCGCGACGTGCAGCGACGGCGGCAGCAGGTGCAGCTGGACGAACCAGCTGGGGTTTCCGGAGCCGGCCAAGCGGTTGATCAGGCCGCCGGCGCTGTTCACCGGCGGGCTCGTCGCCCGACGCCCTGCGGATGAAG encodes:
- a CDS encoding nuclear transport factor 2 family protein, whose translation is MHTSTPGGGSLGGDRHTRDGYLRWWQRVFRLTTALLRVHSVVVKGPPWRTTVHTDWTDHLTTRDGHSFTNHGSHVAVLRWGRITALSYDWDEDVVRRACVHDARLGVPDATAVPISD